From Etheostoma cragini isolate CJK2018 chromosome 3, CSU_Ecrag_1.0, whole genome shotgun sequence:
acacacaccacaccacacaccGACCACCCCCACTGACTTGCTACTGAACTATTGTCAGATGAACTATTGTCAGATGAACATAGGTCAAAAACATTTCCCTGTAATTCCTTTTTAAATAGAATATGTCAATGATATTTTCACCAATCAACATTATGAATGCGTGatcatttgttatttaattaatcTCGTTTTCATAGTCCATACATTTTTTGTCCAATGCAAGGAAACATAAGTTCAAGCTCATCACTTTCTCATAACACTGTCACTTATAGATCATCTTATATACTTACTGTTTATACAAACCtttgtgtgtatacatgcaTCTTTATTACTTCTCATAAACtaatctcatttatatttactgCATACCTATTTACAATCAGTTCATTAATTTGCAAATATTGTCTTCGCAAATTGATACATTACTTTCTTTATATCAGCAatgttggagtttttttttgtttttttaccaacGACTTCTTCCCCTGATTGTtgtgcaaatgaaaatgtatttatgtcttgaaacttgttttaaattttaataaaaatgaaacaatgatgAATGTCATAATCAAAATGTTGATTGTATATTATAgataattatatttatatatctgaTATTAGTTTGAAATCAAATTGATTTAACAAGTTGATATGTAAGGGAACATTTAAAGTTGTAAAATAAACCAGTCAGTGCTTTCTAATTTACATTGTTTCTAAATGACCTCAAACGCACCTTTGCTATCTCTGTACagacatttcttgttttttcattagGAGACACACAGATATCCGCAGTAAGCTAATATCCGCCACAATATTCGCTAGGCCAATTAATCGGGTGAGTATTAATTGCTATTAAGATGATATTAACTGTTATAAAAGATTTGTTTGGCATTTTGCCCTATTTGGACCGTGGACATGCAGAAacaagtggagagagagagggcaatgACTTGCAACGAGGGTCCCCGGCTGGAATAGTAGTACCTTAACCATTTGTGGTGAAGTTGAAGCATTGCATTGTACTGGGGGGCTTTATTGTGTCCACCCCACTTATATTAATAAGTAGGATCATCCAGGAGATAAACCTCAGATTTGGCAATCAGTTTCTCCTTCCTGTTGTGATATATTATCTATGCCAACTACTTTGCTCAGTCAAAACACAAGCACATCCTGTCTCAAGTCCATCGTGTGttgtttactgtatgtacagtaccagtcaaacgTTTGGACACGCTCGCGTACTACTTTTTTTGCAatctaattttttatttaagcaaacgtgcaaaacattggtctagCTGACAATGTACAGAAAACTACACTACACATACCTAAGAAGGCCCAGCGCAAGTTTCCTGCCTTGCGATTAAATGTTTCCACACGCTTGCGTACTAATAAGTTAAAGGTAACAATAACAGACAAACCTATAACTACACGCCGCGGAGAGATTTGTTCCACACATTTGGACAGTGATGGTCGGCCGAGCTACGATTctttctgtgtatttttaaacattagtaCAACTCATGTCACAGAAAGCACTGAGAGTGAATCTTGTGTTTGGATTGAtcatatttcagtgtttttgtcccggtatTCTGTACACATCTCCCCTATCCCCAGTTCCCTGGAGCTCTGTGCGCCCGCTGTTGCCTGGAGACGGCAGTGTTGTCGGCGCCACAGGAACCGCCGGTAGACTTTTAGTTCCTAAAATGTACCTGAACTCATGAAGCGTGCAGTGCGTGCTTGACGTCGCTGTTTACAGAAAGTTATCGTTCAACAGTAGTGTAGATCGATGCTCCCAGCACAGGTTCTATTCAAAATCATGTGAGACTTTGGTTAGTCACCAATAAGCAAAGGGAAAAGCTTCAATAGCTGGGACGGGGGCGGGGGGTGACCAATAGAATCTGACATGGACAAGGTTTACAATAGGCCATTCTGACAATTTACCTCTTCTGCTTAAAGCAAATCCTTATGTAACGTTAACACTCGAATAAGTGACACGGCGTCTATGAAAGTTGAACACGTAGCTACTGTAGACACAGGTTGTAGGCTACTCGTTTTGAAGAAGTTATCTAACGTTATAACATGTTTCCAGTTTAGAAAATAAGGCTTTGGGTGAAATAAAACAAGGGAAATTAAGATGATAACTTTAGCCAGCGGAAGAGGTGTAAGGGGCCCTGACTATTCCCTGGACCGTGACAACACTACGTGAAAACATACACGGTAAAGATAAAATACATCTTAACTTAACATAGTAAACGGTGTTGTCTAATGTGTGCAAAGCTTATATTTTAAACTGACGCTACATGCCAAGGAAATCACTTGCTTCACAGTGATATAACTACGTTAGCCATAGTTTGCGTAACACTGGGATCAGTAACATTAGTCAGTAAGGtttcaatgaaaacatttaatgtatttaaagtttCAGGTTTCTGTGTAAATCCTACGCTGACGTGTAATTCCCGCAGGCTACCACAGAGACTAAAAACTCGATGTAAATTTGGTGCTTACCTTCTCCTTCCCTCTTTGTCACACTCACACTGAAAATAAGGTTCCTTGCGCTGAACGCGGAAGAATACTTTGCGTCAAGAGGATCAAACCAACTCCATCCTATCAACGGGTGCGACCTcttgcattgtttttaaataaatttaatcCAGTCATGGTTTCCTTTAGATAAAagttgcagatgtttttattttaaagagacgtatctttgtaaattgtgttttcaaattaagcgtgtttatttgttcattttgtagCGAACACATGTCTCAATTTGGCACGGTCTACATTGGCATTACGTCATTTCACTGCTCTTACGACATCTCGAGGGTAGGTGCAGCAGGCCATGGTCATGGTTATGTAATCCAACCAGACAGCACAGCAGACTCATGAAAAGGATCGTCCTTAATTCATAGCGTTTATTTTCACAGAGCCAAGGACACATGTTACATAGCCCAACAACCTGTATGTTTCTCTTTCTGAATGCGCATGGTGGAAGAACTATTCCGATTATTTAAGAAAGTAGCAATGCCAAAACATATTAATTTATAAATCAAAGTCAtgcattcaaagttttaaacaaAGTTCAAAAGTATTATCcccaaaatgtactttaagtacattgGGAGCAGAATGACCCTTGTCAGCTGTGCTGGAAAGTAATGGGTACAGTTACCCAagtaacacaaaatacaagttatACAATTTTGAAGTACTTgaactttacttaagtactttCATTTTAACTATGTGTGTATagattcattttaattattccCAATGCTCAAGCAATGTAAATCACTTTTCCATATCAATGCAAGACAATATTCTGTTCAGTACTGGACTTGCACTTACCATGTACAGAAAATGATGTTCATCGTACTTACATTTAGAGTATGTTCCTgatgtttagttttagtttaatttgttttatagattttaGTCCTTAAAGTACTCCTGACATTATATTACAGCAATAACAATAATGCAATAATACACAATAATATACTAacatataaacattaaaataggtAACTCTATattatgagtacttttacttttgatagtTTAAGGACAATTTGTTGCTAATACTCCTGTACGAGGACCTTTACATTTAACAAGTTACATTAAAATCCATTGCAACTTTTGAATAATCAAAATACTTCTataacttttatacttttataagATCATCAGGGAGTTTGGCAATGTGCAAAACAATTAGTTGctttagtcttgctttgccagaccttcctactATTGCTTTAAAACTAAATATCCCCCCCtgtaatgtagtggagtagaagtgtAAAGTAACAGTAAATGGAAATACTAAAGTAAAACAAGTACTTTAATATAAACCTTTTTAATTGTACCTAAATGGGCTAAAATACAAGAGTAAATGTATTAAGTTTTAATCATAATCttaatttaatctgtttattgatccctaatgggaaaattacaatttacactctgtgtccacactttgttagtaatcacacacagtcctgaacacacatgctcaggatctatacatgcactaatggagagatttcagagtgagtgggcttcCAGCTGAACTAGCACCTTGTGCGGGTGGGGGGGCATGATGAAATtccatctctccagccaccaatccaccctcgctactttttggtccacacggggacttgaaccggtgagcttccggttcccaacccaactccctacggactgagctactgccacctaTTTCCCTTTGGTTCTATCTTCGgttaaagctgcattttgtatttaaacacAGGGAGGAAGTACAGTAATTGTCCAATGTAACATAATAAGACAGAATGAGATGTATACCTTTTAATAAATGTAGGGAAACTCAGAATGATGCATGCCCAACTTTTCCTCAGATAGAAAGAATGGAATAATGGGCTACAGTCAAACATATtcagacacatacacaagcacaaaGTATGTACAACTACTAAAAAAATCCCACTTAGAGAGGCATGCATTGCATATCTGTAATGTATTGGCCTTTTATTCATTGTTTGTCCTCAGTCATTctatacaaagacaaaaacatacagtagaggTTTTGTGGAGGATTATTTACCTTTTAATGGTACtttattaaacataaaacattttcttttaacatttatgtttaaactATACATGTTTTGTGAGAACAGACATAATTTGATAACATACTAGcgttaaataatgttaaagtcAACAATAATGATGATGGGAGCTTTTAATTTACAGAGAAGCATGTTAGACAGTTTTTGCagacatttttatataatatatctaTCTTGCATTGATGTTTTTGATTGTAGAAGTATACTTTTGCTATTATTATTCAattgttattatgtttattCTTTACTGTGTGTACCTAAGTGCAAACTTGCTTGGCAATAAATCTGGTTCtgattttattaaagttttcATCACATACTCTTTGGTTTCTGATTCCTGCTCTTGACCTTGTGACGGACCACAGCAACAGTGGTGAAGAAGTTTCCCATGAACAGAATAAGGAAGCAGAGGCCACACATCAATACCTGTAACCACATAGATAATAGAGAAAAATATGTGTGTAAGCATAATAGCTTTAATTCAGCACATCTTTAACTGTTGAAAAACAAGGTGTAATAATAAAACTTGGGTGATTGTTGGAGCACTGACCTGCCATTCTTTACATTCTGGGAGCTGTGCCATTTGGAAGAGTGAGAGGCTATTGAAGAGCTGCCAGAACTACAAGACAAAACATGAGGACTTAAGGCTTTGTCTTGTAAAAAGTGAATGTATATAGTTTGCAGCTCTGAAAACACGGACACTCTAAAGCTTAAGCTGTCATTCAAATCACCAAAAGCCTAAGCCTTGTCTCTAACCATGTCTAAATGCACAATATAATATTATGTCTAGAATGACATCAGCATTTTTTATCAGCTTTTCTGTCATCCAGTCTAAACCATGACGAAGCATGTTTTTTGAGCAGTACAGGACATTTCTCAAGTGCTGTTCCGAATTATCTAGTGTCACAGACTGTACTCACATGACCAAAAAACAGGAAGGGCAAAAGAAACGTCAGCCCTTTCCACATCCACGACTGAAATCCCTCTATAACAGAAAGCACATCTTTATTACAACAAATGGCAACGGAGGAGGAGACCCAGACATGTCCATTGTCACTCAAAACTTAAATCTTCACTAAATATTGAATTCTAAGATGCctgtctgagtgtgtctgtaTTCTGTGTCCTCGGCGAGTCACAGTATCTCACCCACGGTCAGATCCATGTTGTGTCTTTCTCCCAGGGTTCGAAGCCTGTACAGACATCCACTTTGATAATGGCACTGTAGACACTGAACAAAACCTGTGAGTtccaaataaaagaaacacGGATCAGGCTCTGATTGGATTTATGAAAGTTATTTCAAATACTTTGACCTTACTTTGATACAAGGAGTAGGCAAGGAACTGGTTCCTGAATATCTTGTACAGATTCCCGTCTGGCCTtcagtgtggaaaaaaaggaaatgtgttacGTACACAGTGTTCTATTAATCGCACTTTCTCTTATGTTAAGATAGAGTTTCATTGTTTCTTACTCTGTTTATTCTGGTTTTTGTCTTCCGCTACTCACCATGTCAGCATTACACCGGACAAAAAAGCTGAGATGTAGTGATGAAAAACCCACCAGCCTTTGATTCTATGATGCAGGgtacattttattattagatatttagattacatgtttttacactttgttaaAGGGATTTGCGTATAGAAGGAGATTTGTTGAGCAATACTGACTAGTAGCCTTTAACAATGTAAAAAGTGAAAGGTCAGAGAGCTATCAATatgttttattagttttgttAGGATAGTTGTATGGGTGGTAGGGCTGACCTGGAGCCGTTGGTGATGAGGATACTTTCCCTGATGGTTAATGTACAATAGTACCACAACAGTAGGAAATTGAAGATTGCATCAAGGAATCTTGTATCGGGGACATAAAACAGGTGATGgatttaaacatacagtacctaAAGTGTCCATGTAATGTACTCATTGTAACTGACAAGGAAGAAGCAGATGTGATGTGCGATGTGCTGATGCATACCTGTAGCTCGCAAAGAAATAGCATATGAAAGAGAACAGCATCAGGAGGACTGTGAGATACAGCTTGAACTTCTCGTATTCATCTTTGTATGCAAATCTGAGAAGGATGTGATAAATATGGATCTCAATATGCAATGCAACgttttgtgtttagttttggGGAAATAAGTAATCTTTTCAACATTCATTaaaagtgtgtatttcaggttgTGTGCTGGCTTTGAC
This genomic window contains:
- the LOC117942100 gene encoding transmembrane protein 120A-like, producing the protein MPQSLGVVLEEWKCLDKEYQQLQETHRMYLQKLDEISKLQNNCSSSISSQRKRLKEVSHLVEKCSKGPSEEDAKTLDEIYEKMKMRPNAFTEMEAFLPKKNGLYLNLVLGNVNVTLLSKRSKFAYKDEYEKFKLYLTVLLMLFSFICYFFASYRFLDAIFNFLLLWYYCTLTIRESILITNGSRIKGWWVFHHYISAFLSGVMLTWPDGNLYKIFRNQFLAYSLYQSFVQCLQCHYQSGCLYRLRTLGERHNMDLTVEGFQSWMWKGLTFLLPFLFFGHFWQLFNSLSLFQMAQLPECKEWQVLMCGLCFLILFMGNFFTTVAVVRHKVKSRNQKPKSM